One Carassius carassius chromosome 28, fCarCar2.1, whole genome shotgun sequence genomic window carries:
- the LOC132108424 gene encoding uromodulin-like 1, whose protein sequence is MTQINGLDNHKDSLHMFVNLSDVKEQPKNMKSSPISAISRHTTADARPEGTLNTSPLESFTGTTLPTFTMDLIHMQNVLHKEHVTLAENQTEFFSTVNEHSQTTQSNFPADEISSSDATEDVQKHLGRTSLSAVTGEKFSPIVHTDLSFSSTETQSLPKGSLQSGEGSEDISHGTTPFAESDSGVSAEFMSDLPVINRKRRIISPDSLSGLAQISDDICGTGNYTAEMSLNLERDIMPGDLIPALGNLRVVISLKTNNSQVNLEIKSCCLSPTVRLDEFNTTCCIFSRLPIDPHGIRLLPSVLSKSASFTISLFQMINYSTAYLHCDLSVCLRNRSECDKQCIQSRNAHLREEPGAIFRSMGNRISFGPVLKEADNSSFSETADDTEAVVVIISSVASCLLACLALLLVWMANRRCLQRSAYCWSRTLCEC, encoded by the exons ATGACACAGATAAATGGACTTGACAACCACAAAGATTCACTTCATATGTTTGTCAATTTATCAGATGTTAAAGAGCAACCTAAGAACATGAAATCCAGCCCAATTTCTGCCATCAGTAGGCACACAACAGCTGATGCACGACCAGAAGGGACCTTGAACACGTCACCCCTTGAATCATTCACTGGAACAACTTTACCAACTTTCACTATGGATCTTATTCATATGCAGAATGTGTTGCATAAAGAGCATGTGACCTTAGCTGAAAACCAGACTGAATTTTTCTCAACAGTAAATGAGCATTCACAAACGACGCAATCGAACTTTCCTGCTGACGAAATCTCCAGTTCAGATGCAACAGAAGATGTACAAAAACACCTTGGGCGGACTTCGCTGTCTGCTGTTACTGGGGAAAAGTTCTCTCCTATTGTCCACACAGATTTGAGTTTCTCAAGTACAGAGACACAATCGCTCCCCAAAGGTTCATTACAGTCCGGGGAAGGGAGTGAAGATATATCACATGGCACTACTCCATTTGCTGAAAGTGACTCAGGGGTATCTGCTGAGTTCATGTCAGACCTGCCAGTGATAAACAGGAAGAGGAGGATTATATCACCCGATTCTCTCAGTGG TCTGGCGCAAATCTCAGATGATATCTGCGGCACTGGTAACTACACAGCAGAGATGAGTCTGAACTTGGAGAGAGATATCATGCCTGGAGATCTCATCCCTGCCCTCGGAAACCTACGTGTCGTCATCAGCCTCAAAACAAATAACAGCCAGGTGAACCTAGAGATAAAATCCTGCTGCCTTTCGCCCACCGTCAGACTTGATGAATTTAATACCACCTGCTGCATTTTTTCCAG GCTGCCTATAGACCCTCATGGCATTAGACTGCTTCCTAGCGTCCTGTCAAAGAGCGCCAGCTTCACCATCAGTCTCTTCCAGATGATCAATTACTCCACCGCGTACCTGCACTGTGACCTCAGCGTGTGTTTGAGGAACCGTTCTGAGTGCGACAAG CAGTGCATTCAGAGTCGAAATGCACATCTCAGAGAGGAACCAGGGGCTATCTTCAGGAGCATGGGAAACCGCATTTCTTTTGGCCCTGTTTTGAAAGAAGCAGACAATTCATCATTCTCTGAAACAGCAG ATGACACTGAAGCCGTGGTGGTGATTATCAGCTCAGTGGCCAGCTGTTTGCTGGCATGTTTGGCTCTCTTACTTGTCTGGATGGCAAACAGACGTTGTCTGCAAAGGTCTGCCTACTGCTGGTCCAGGACCCTTTGTGAATGCTAA